A genomic segment from Solenopsis invicta isolate M01_SB chromosome 5, UNIL_Sinv_3.0, whole genome shotgun sequence encodes:
- the LOC105195198 gene encoding lipase 3, with the protein MLSTMDRRIFSKATIVLGCCLSLANAFVKPDDNPDIGLTTPELVMKYGYPLEIHDIITKDGYALQLHRIPRGRDDEEEAKFKIKTPILLVHGLGGSSADWILMGPGKSLGYILADAGYDVWLGNNRGNIYSRNHTSLSPTDRAFWNFSYHELGIYDLPAMIDYVLRVTGHEKIYYGGHSEGTTQFWVMASEKPEYNSKIILMIGLAPAAFCSNIRGPVKKLAKLTYFGVWVGETFGYPEFRSRSDWAKFVSNLFCQRAASTQFICSNILFLVAGFSRAELNTENLTVIIAHVPAGASWKQLVHYGQGYINAGRFRQYDYGNVDKNLRMYNSTTPPDYKLEKITAPIALFSSDNDWLATTKDVELLSTKLNSIVFHYKTPINATFNHYDFIWGKSSLQMVSRPILQLLAQYQ; encoded by the exons CG CCGGAATTAGTAATGAAATACGGATATCCTTTGGAGATCCACGATATTATAACGAAGGACGGCTACGCTCTTCAATTGCATCGAATACCGCGCGGTCGGGACGATGAGGAGGAAgcaaaattcaagataaaaacacCGATACTCTTGGTGCATGGTCTGGGAGGTAGCTCCGCCGATTGGATCCTTATGGGTCCTGGAAAGTCTTTAG GGTATATATTAGCTGATGCGGGTTATGATGTATGGCTTGGAAATAACAGAGGCAACATTTACTCGAGAAATCACACTTCATTGTCACCGACAGATCGAGCTTTTTGGAATTTTAG TTATCATGAACTTGGTATCTACGATCTACCTGCAATGATCGATTATGTTTTACGCGTGACGGGACACGAGAAGATCTATTACGGCGGTCATTCGGAAGGTACGACACAGTTCTGGGTGATGGCGTCGGAAAAGCCCGAGTACAATTCGAAGATCATTCTGATGATCGGCCTGGCGCCCGCAGCTTTTTGCAGCAACATTCGCGGACCGGTTAAGAAACTCGCTAAGTTGACGTACTTTGGCGTG tgGGTCGGCGAAACTTTCGGCTATCCGGAATTCCGCTCGCGGTCCGATTGGGCAAAATTCGTATCGAATCTGTTCTGCCAAAGAGCGGCGTCAACGCAATTTATTTGCAGCAATATCCTGTTTCTTGTCGCGGGATTCAGTCGTGCGGAATTAAATACA GAGAATTTGACGGTCATCATAGCTCATGTGCCTGCTGGTGCTTCCTGGAAACAACTTGTACATTACGGTCAAGGATATATTAATGCAG GACGCTTTAGACAATACGATTATGGCAACGTGGACAAAAATCTTCGGATGTACAATTCAACGACACCGCCGGATTACAAATTGGAAAAAATCACGGCACCGATCGCTCTTTTCAGTAGCGATAACGATTGGCTAGCGACTACGAAG GACGTGGAACTCTTATCTACGAAGCTCAACAGCATTGTGTTTCATTACAAGACTCCTATTAACGCCACTTTTAATCATTACGATTTTATATGGGGAAAATCCTCTCTGCAAATGGTGTCACGGCCTATTTTACAATTGCTAGCTCAATATCAGTAG
- the LOC105195201 gene encoding atypical protein kinase C isoform X1 has translation MPTQTAENDDIRVKIIYNGQIQITYITPGISVDALREEMRTICGFGTEQFTMKWVDDEGDPCRIVSQQELDEALRLYELEKDTEITIHVFPNVPPAPGMPCQGEDRSIYRRGARRWRKLYRVNGHIFQAKRFNRRAFCAFCQDRIWGLGRQGFKCIQCKLLVHKKCHKVVRKPCLSLQQQQQSSESQTIDRNGDQELDPYRGPATHLEDELTESPIIEEHSRDRIGREEGEELPLDTLNEGDSSNDMQRQYSLNDFELIRVIGRGSYAKVLMVELKRTKRIYAMKVIKKSLVTDDEDIDWVQTEKHVFETASNHPFLVGLHSCFQTPSRLFFVIEFVRGGDLMFHMQRQRRLPEDHARFYVAEISLALNFLHEKGIIYRDLKLDNVLLDHEGHVKLTDYGMCKEGIREGDNTGTFCGTPNYIAPEILRGEEYSFSVDWWALGVLLYEMLAGRSPFDLTGAAEDPDKNTEDFLFQVILEKTIRIPRSLSVKAASVLKGFLCKDPAERLGCRKRPAGFRDILDHAFFKAIDWEMLEQKQVTPPYKPRLESDRDLANFPPEFTDEEVRLTPDDPKQIEKIDQSEFDGFEYVNPLLMSLEDCV, from the exons ATGCCTACACAGACGGCAGAGAACGATGACATTCgagtgaaaattatatataatgg GCAGATACAAATCACGTACATCACTCCCGGGATTTCAGTGGACGCACTGCGCGAGGAGATGCGAACGATATGTGGCTTTGGCACGGAGCAATTCACGATGAAATGGGTGGACGACGAGGGCGATCCGTGCAGGATCGTCTCGCAGCAGGAATTGGATGAGGCACTGAGGCTGTACGAGCTCGAGAAGGATACGGAAATAACCATACATG TTTTTCCTAACGTGCCGCCCGCCCCCGGGATGCCGTGCCAGGGAGAAGACA GAAGCATCTACAGACGTGGTGCTCGTAGATGGAGGAAGCTGTACCGAGTGAATGGCCATATTTTTCAGGCGAAACGATTCAACCGG aGAGCCTTCTGCGCGTTTTGCCAAGATCGGATTTGGGGTCTCGGCCGACAGGGATTCAAGTGCATCCAATGCAAACTGCTCGTTCACAAAAAATGTCACAAGGTAGTGCGCAAGCCGTGCCTGAgtctgcagcagcagcagcagagtTCGGAGTCGCAGACGATCGACAGAAATGGCGACCAAGAACTTGATCCGTATCGCGGTCCAGCGACTCATCTCGAGGATGAGCTCACAGAATCACCAATCATTGAGGAGCATTCGCGTGATC gaATCGGACGTGAGGAAGGGGAGGAACTGCCATTGGACACGTTGAATGAGGGCGATTCTTCGAACGACATGCAACGGCAGTACTCATTGAACGATTTCGAGCTGATCAGGGTGATCGGTCGTGGTTCCTACGCAAAAGTTTTGATGGTAGAGCTGAAACGTACCAAGAGGATCTACGCCATGAAGGTAATCAAGAAGTCCCTGGTGACAGACGACGAGGACATCGATTGGGTGCAAACGGAAAAACATGTTTTTGAGACGGCTTCAAATCATCCCTTTTTGGTGGGTCTGCATTCCTGCTTCCAAACGCCTTCACGTTTGTTCTTCGTGATCGAATTCGTACGTGGTGGCGATCTCATGTTCCACATGCAAAGACAGCGTCGGCTTCCTGAGGATCACGCGCGGTTTTACGTAGCTGAGATCAGCCTGGCATTAAATTTTCTACATGAGAagg GTATCATATATAGGGATTTAAAGCTGGATAATGTACTGCTTGATCACGAAGGACACGTTAAGCTTACGGATTATGGAATGTGCAAGGAGGGTATCCGGGAGGGCGACAATACCGGCACCTTCTGTGGTACTCCCAATTACATTGCTCCTGAAATTCTACGTGGCGAGGAATACAGCTTTTCAGTGGACTGGTGGGCTTTAGGGGTTTTGCTATATGAGATGTTGGCAGGTCGTAGCCCCTTTGATCTTACCGGCGCAGCCGAAGATCCGGACAAGAACACTGAAGATTTCCTATTTCAAGTTATTCTGGAGAAAACTATACGTATACCGCGATCCTTATCTGTTAAGGCTGCGTCTGTCCTTAAAGGATTTCTTTGCAAAGATCCTGCAGAGAGACTGGGTTGCAGGAAAAGGCCTGCTGGTTTTCGCGACATTCTCGATCATGCTTTCTTTAAAGCAATCGATTGGGAAATG CTGGAGCAAAAACAAGTTACACCACCTTACAAGCCACGTTTGGAATCCGATCGCGATCTCGCAAACTTCCCGCCCGAATTTACAGATGAGGAAGTCCGCTTGACTCCGGATGATCC gAAGCAAATTGAGAAGATCGATCAGAGTGAATTCGATGGTTTTGAATATGTGAATCCTCTATTAATGTCACTGGAGGACTGCGTGTGA
- the LOC105195201 gene encoding atypical protein kinase C isoform X2, whose amino-acid sequence MAWGYWSATSVSDRGRSPRREKDKQHQSLYQHQPPSQQQQQQMHQTELSAQSTYASIQEARELGVATPAGVGVATEEPPCSMMIQGGSFYSYSAATAAAAAAAVSRRISTVVEGSGGGPSSLTSTGIQVLPRERHVKPGTSTHPPSPGSGDSAEYEQPFVGHLRTADISPPPPCLGSPPHLHHYHHLHHHDDIFAQPGTSSRVTKHHPCPPDTVEGMDELSEAELEEVAANAELIYGIGPTATCRVHGPCSQQQLPPPLESALSMTSLLDIEPAGPSTRGPCGPQFQFNEITWVFPNVPPAPGMPCQGEDRSIYRRGARRWRKLYRVNGHIFQAKRFNRRAFCAFCQDRIWGLGRQGFKCIQCKLLVHKKCHKVVRKPCLSLQQQQQSSESQTIDRNGDQELDPYRGPATHLEDELTESPIIEEHSRDRIGREEGEELPLDTLNEGDSSNDMQRQYSLNDFELIRVIGRGSYAKVLMVELKRTKRIYAMKVIKKSLVTDDEDIDWVQTEKHVFETASNHPFLVGLHSCFQTPSRLFFVIEFVRGGDLMFHMQRQRRLPEDHARFYVAEISLALNFLHEKGIIYRDLKLDNVLLDHEGHVKLTDYGMCKEGIREGDNTGTFCGTPNYIAPEILRGEEYSFSVDWWALGVLLYEMLAGRSPFDLTGAAEDPDKNTEDFLFQVILEKTIRIPRSLSVKAASVLKGFLCKDPAERLGCRKRPAGFRDILDHAFFKAIDWEMLEQKQVTPPYKPRLESDRDLANFPPEFTDEEVRLTPDDPKQIEKIDQSEFDGFEYVNPLLMSLEDCV is encoded by the exons ATGGCGTGGGGCTACTGGAGCGCGACTTCCGTCAGCGACCGGGGTCGGTCACCTCGCCGCGAAAAGGACAAACAGCATCAGAGCTTGTATCAGCATCAGCCACCAtcgcagcaacagcagcaacaaatGCACCAGACGGAGCTGTCCGCGCAGAGCACTTACGCTAGCATACAGGAGGCGCGAGAGCTCGGCGTGGCCACCCCCGCCGGCGTGGGGGTCGCGACGGAGGAACCACCCTGCAGCATGATGATCCAGGGTGGTTCCTTCTACTCATACTCGGCGGCGACAGCGGCCGCAGCGGCCGCCGCGGTGAGCCGCCGTATCTCCACCGTCGTCGAAGGtag TGGTGGTGGTCCGTCCTCCCTCACCTCTACCGGCATTCAGGTGTTACCGCGGGAGCGCCACGTGAAACCCGGCACCAGCACGCATCCACCGTCGCCAGGTAGCGGCGACTCGGCCGAGTACGAGCAACCGTTCGTCGGTCATCTGCGCACCGCCGACATCTCACCACCGCCCCCTTGCCTCGGTAGTCCACCGCATCtccatcattatcatcatctcCACCATCACGACGACATTTTCGCGCAACCCGGCACCTCGTCCAGGGTGACGAAGCACCACCCATGCCCGCCAGACACCGTCGAGGGGATGGACGAGCTGTCCGAGGCCGAGCTGGAGGAAGTGGCGGCAAACGCCGAACTTATTTACGGCATCGGACCTACCGCGACGTGCCGGGTGCACGGGCCGTGCAGTCAGCAGCAGTTACCGCCACCGCTGGAATCCGCGCTCTCGATGACGTCGCTGCTCGACATTGAGCCCGCGGGCCCTTCGACACGCGGCCCCTGCGGGCCGCAGTTCCAGTTCAACGAGATTACTTGGG TTTTTCCTAACGTGCCGCCCGCCCCCGGGATGCCGTGCCAGGGAGAAGACA GAAGCATCTACAGACGTGGTGCTCGTAGATGGAGGAAGCTGTACCGAGTGAATGGCCATATTTTTCAGGCGAAACGATTCAACCGG aGAGCCTTCTGCGCGTTTTGCCAAGATCGGATTTGGGGTCTCGGCCGACAGGGATTCAAGTGCATCCAATGCAAACTGCTCGTTCACAAAAAATGTCACAAGGTAGTGCGCAAGCCGTGCCTGAgtctgcagcagcagcagcagagtTCGGAGTCGCAGACGATCGACAGAAATGGCGACCAAGAACTTGATCCGTATCGCGGTCCAGCGACTCATCTCGAGGATGAGCTCACAGAATCACCAATCATTGAGGAGCATTCGCGTGATC gaATCGGACGTGAGGAAGGGGAGGAACTGCCATTGGACACGTTGAATGAGGGCGATTCTTCGAACGACATGCAACGGCAGTACTCATTGAACGATTTCGAGCTGATCAGGGTGATCGGTCGTGGTTCCTACGCAAAAGTTTTGATGGTAGAGCTGAAACGTACCAAGAGGATCTACGCCATGAAGGTAATCAAGAAGTCCCTGGTGACAGACGACGAGGACATCGATTGGGTGCAAACGGAAAAACATGTTTTTGAGACGGCTTCAAATCATCCCTTTTTGGTGGGTCTGCATTCCTGCTTCCAAACGCCTTCACGTTTGTTCTTCGTGATCGAATTCGTACGTGGTGGCGATCTCATGTTCCACATGCAAAGACAGCGTCGGCTTCCTGAGGATCACGCGCGGTTTTACGTAGCTGAGATCAGCCTGGCATTAAATTTTCTACATGAGAagg GTATCATATATAGGGATTTAAAGCTGGATAATGTACTGCTTGATCACGAAGGACACGTTAAGCTTACGGATTATGGAATGTGCAAGGAGGGTATCCGGGAGGGCGACAATACCGGCACCTTCTGTGGTACTCCCAATTACATTGCTCCTGAAATTCTACGTGGCGAGGAATACAGCTTTTCAGTGGACTGGTGGGCTTTAGGGGTTTTGCTATATGAGATGTTGGCAGGTCGTAGCCCCTTTGATCTTACCGGCGCAGCCGAAGATCCGGACAAGAACACTGAAGATTTCCTATTTCAAGTTATTCTGGAGAAAACTATACGTATACCGCGATCCTTATCTGTTAAGGCTGCGTCTGTCCTTAAAGGATTTCTTTGCAAAGATCCTGCAGAGAGACTGGGTTGCAGGAAAAGGCCTGCTGGTTTTCGCGACATTCTCGATCATGCTTTCTTTAAAGCAATCGATTGGGAAATG CTGGAGCAAAAACAAGTTACACCACCTTACAAGCCACGTTTGGAATCCGATCGCGATCTCGCAAACTTCCCGCCCGAATTTACAGATGAGGAAGTCCGCTTGACTCCGGATGATCC gAAGCAAATTGAGAAGATCGATCAGAGTGAATTCGATGGTTTTGAATATGTGAATCCTCTATTAATGTCACTGGAGGACTGCGTGTGA
- the LOC105195200 gene encoding SH3 domain-binding protein 5 homolog has translation MDVAEDAEAALDPRIQIELENLNNAADNINKLETELDEAHTAFGQLLSDTTRRLKEITDKLGTSCIEKARCYYEALELAHQAQVQCQQQAQLFQRASEIHAAAKETVALAEARFMSHQHEWNFDQAWQDMLNHATIKVMDADNQKAECGREHHRRAMLFHDAEKKLMQLEEKHRNAIIKARPYFEVKTQCDQMLATQKERVEYLQQAVKEAKRNYATSLRTLEEISNQIHQQRRDYDIVANGPREPGVGAELIGSETHQKYKIEFNNPDNRKMSPIRYNENGNNEKLHDIEKPCLIKSDAEHLDKRSVDGSESKFTQWELELQASMEKLNRLSNENSLHIKERDAQNSSDLRDTVEASITNGTCHDLLSAELSNVHSSNQFSRLTENPRTIETDRSHLLKSGSMIDSTTLRDASMLALKNNTSKSLNSSPVNRGTSNFENRISNRTADISKYVPNRISQFIIKDRKTQSSWDINAPNNVDMDVTREEPERDSCSNTNDTLANKSHVQLTNLSRIAQVSNIEFLPAQSNLSRRHVTAASGVSQHPKSSQSDIALSQLRSTFNILKKGASCSANSSPIKNLLLSSAKSLDTGSADQLDKRSISKRFASKTASIKELPLLSFFGQTSAISALRGKSSSMINLAGKQNLKTLLDNSHLSNIQAISAERLANVRHKLVNDCPETKTDDVKK, from the exons ATGGACGTCGCGGAGGACGCCGAGGCCGCGCTGGACCCGCGTATCCAG ATTGAGTTGGAGAATTTGAACAATGCAgcagataatattaataagttgGAGACTGAATTggat gAGGCTCACACTGCTTTTGGGCAGCTCCTATCGGACACAACAAGGAGGCTGAAAGAAATTACGGATAAACTGGGCACTAGCTGCATTGAAAAGGCAAGATGTTATTATGAGGCATTGGAGCTAGCTCATCAAGCTCAG GTGCAGTGTCAACAACAGGCGCAGCTGTTTCAAAGAGCCAGCGAAATTCACGCAGCGGCGAAGGAAACGGTTGCTCTAGCTGAAGCGCGATTCATGTCTCATCAGCATGAGTGGAATTTTGACCAAGCATGGCAGGATATGCTCAATCATGCTACTATTAAA GTCATGGACGCGGATAATCAAAAAGCGGAGTGCGGTCGAGAGCATCATAGAAGGGCGATGTTGTTTCACGACGCCGAGAAGAAGCTAATGCAATTGGAAGAAAAACATCGAAACGCAATAATAAAAGCGAGGCCGTACTTTGAAGTAAAGACTCAGTGCGATCAGATGTTGGCGACTCAGAAGGAGAGAGTGGAGTACCTGCAGCAAGCTGTTAAGGAAGCTAAACGTAATTATGCAACGAGTCTCCGGACGTTGGAAGAAATTAGTAATCAAATACATCAACAGCGAAGAGATTACG atatcGTGGCTAATGGACCGCGAGAACCTGGCGTCGGTGCCGAACTTATTGGTTCAGAGACGCATCAGAAGTACAAAATCGAGTTCAACAATCCCGATAATCGTAAAATGTCTCCTATTAGGTATAATGAAAAcggaaataatgaaaaactgcACGATATTGAG aagCCTTGCTTGATAAAGAGTGATGCGGAACACCTTGACAAGAGGTCCGTCGACGGCAGCGAGAGCAAGTTTACGCAATGGGAGCTCGAGTTGCAAGCCAGCATGGAAAAATTAAATCGCTTATCGAATGAGAATTCGTTGCACATTAAAGAGCGCGACGCACAAAATTCTTCCGACTTGCGGGACACGGTTGAAGCCAGTATCACAAACGGCACGTGTCACGATCTTTTATCTGCCGAATTATCTAATGTGCATAGTTCAAATCAATTTTCAAGATTGACTGAAAATCCGAGAACTATCGAAACAGATAGATCGCACTTGCTAAAATCAGGTTCGATGATTGATTCAACGACATTACGCGACGCGTCGATGCTTGCTTTGAAGAATAATACTTCAAAGTCGCTGAATAGCAGTCCAGTGAATAGAGGTACGTCTAATTTCGAAAATAGGATTTCCAATAGAACAGCAGATATATCGAAATACGTGCCAAACAGAATTTCTCAATTCATCATTAAGGATAGAAAAACGCAAAGTAGCTGGGACATTAACGCTCCTAACAATGTCGATATGGATGTTACGAGGGAGGAACCCGAAAGAGATAGCTGTAGTAATACAAACGATACTTTAGCTAATAAGAGCCACGTACAACTTACGAATTTATCGCGTATCGCGCAAGTTTCTAATATCGAGTTCCTGCCTGCGCAATCTAATTTATCGAGACGTCACGTCACGGCGGCTTCCGGCGTCAGCCAACACCCAAAGAGCTCGCAAAGCGATATTGCATTATCGCAATTACGATCTACCTTTAACATTCTGAAAAAGGGTGCATCATGTAGTGCCAATTCCAGTccgataaaaaatctattactATCGTCCGCCAAATCCTTGGATACCGGGAGCGCGGATCAACTCGATAAACGTTCTATTTCTAAGAGATTCGCGAGCAAAACCGCCAGTATTAAAGAATTACCGTTACTGTCGTTCTTCGGACAAACGTCTGCAATATCAGCACTTAGAGGCAAGAGTAGCAGCATGATTAATTTGGCTggtaaacaaaatttgaaaacattgcTAGACAATTCTCATTTGAGCAATATACAGGCGATTAGCGCAGAAAGATTAGCAAACGTGAGACACAAGTTGGTTAACGATTGTCCGGAAACTAAG